Proteins encoded together in one Papaver somniferum cultivar HN1 unplaced genomic scaffold, ASM357369v1 unplaced-scaffold_21, whole genome shotgun sequence window:
- the LOC113339646 gene encoding cytochrome P450 82C4-like, whose product MLAAMDFVPFQFSTPTTLLVTIAVVLSFSSFYHIMQYISRNKKSSRSIAPPELAGSWPVIGHLHLLGGKDQLLFRSLGDMADKYGAAFTIRLGLRRALVISSWEVAKECFTTNDKVFMSRPVSAALKYMGYNNLVFGFAPYGPYWQELRKIVNHEFLSHSKIEFLNHVWDSEIKTSIEELYNNVCLNVNSIVDMKQWFFNMTLNISLKLIVGKRYLGSCCSSDDEVDRARRCQKAVREFFRLARFVPSDGLPCLRWLDLGGFERDMKKTGRELDVLLQGWLEEHKTKNKMSSLPSKEGYDKDAGEQDFMDVMLSILDNNDVHAKISDSVDVDTIIKSTCLTLILGGTDTVMVSLLWALSLLMNHPHILEKAEAELNMYVGRERQVQELDIKNLMYLQAIIKETMRLYPPGPLSAPRESMADCTIAGYHITTGTRLIVNIWKIQRDPQVWSDPEEFRPERFLTGEHLNTGVGPQDFKLMPFGSGRRICPASSFSLQIVHLTLARLIHGFKFRTPSDAPIDMTESSGLNNVKGTPLEVLITPTLSSNLYH is encoded by the exons ATGCTAGCAGCTATGGATTTTGTTCCTTTCCAGTTTTCAACACCTACTACATTATTGGTTACAATAGCAGtggtcttatctttttcttcattCTACCATATAATGCAATACATCTCAAGAAATAAGAAGTCGTCGAGATCAATAGCGCCACCGGAGCTAGCTGGTTCATGGCCTGTAATCGGTCATCTTCATTTGCTGGGTGGAAAAGACCAGCTACTCTTCAGAAGTTTGGGAGACATGGCTGACAAGTATGGTGCAGCCTTTACCATCCGACTCGGTCTGCGTAGGGCACTTGTTATTAGTAGTTGGGAGGTAGCCAAAGAGTGTTTTACTACTAATGATAAAGTTTTCATGTCTCGTCCAGTTTCAGCTGCTTTAAAGTACATGGGTTACAACAATTTAGTCTTTGGTTTCGCACCTTACGGACCTTATTGGCAGGAACTGCGGAAGATAGTAAACCATGAGTTTCTCTCACACTCTAAGATAGAATTTCTAAATCATGTCTGGGACTCCGAGATCAAAACATCCATTGAAGAACTATATAATAACGTGTGTTTGAATGTGAATTCTATAGTGGATATGAAGCAGTGGTTTTTCAATATGACGCTAAACATATCTTTGAAACTTATCGTCGGGAAACGGTACCTGGGCAGTTGTTGTTCCAGTGATGATGAAGTGGATCGAGCTAGGAGGTGTCAAAAGGCTGTGAGAGAATTTTTTAGGTTGGCTCGGTTTGTGCCATCCGACGGCTTACCTTGTCTCAGGTGGTTAGACTTGGGAGGGTTTGAGAGAGACATGAAAAAAACTGGAAGAGAACTTGATGTATTGCTACAAGGATGGCTGGAAGAACATAAAACGAAAAACAAGATGTCGTCATTGCCATCTAAAGAAGGGTACGACAAGGATGCAGGCGAGCAAGACTTCATGGATGTGATGCTCTCCATACTTGACAATAATGACGTTCACGCAAAAATATCTGATTCTGTCGATGTTGATACGATCATCAAGTCGACGTGCTTG ACTCTAATCCTGGGAGGAACGGACACAGTCATGGTGAGTTTATTGTGGGCTCTAAGCTTACTAATGAATCATCCACACATATTGGAAAAAGCCGAAGCTGAGTTAAATATGTACGTAGGCAGGGAACGGCAAGTGCAAGAGTTGGATATAAAGAACCTCATGTATCTACAAGCCATTATCAAGGAAACTATGAGACTATACCCACCAGGTCCACTATCAGCTCCTCGCGAATCCATGGCAGATTGTACTATCGCTGGCTACCACATTACTACAGGAACCCGTTTAATCGTCAATATTTGGAAGATTCAACGTGATCCACAGGTGTGGTCAGACCCGGAAGAATTCAGGCCGGAGAGATTTCTGACAGGTGAGCACTTGAATACAGGTGTAGGACCTCAAGATTTCAAGCTGATGCCGTTCGGATCTGGCAGAAGAATTTGTCCGGCAAGCTCGTTCTCACTGCAAATAGTGCACTTAACTCTGGCTCGTTTGATACATGGGTTCAAATTTAGGACGCCATCAGACGCACCCATAGATATGACTGAGAGTTCAGGATTAAAtaatgttaaaggcaccccactGGAAGTTCTTATCACCCCAACCCTCAGCTCTAACCTTTatcattga